A genome region from Chengkuizengella sp. SCS-71B includes the following:
- a CDS encoding response regulator transcription factor — MDKIKIVILDDQQLMVDGLKTILQLNNQFEVVGTAFNGEVGFELVERLQPDIVLMDVRMPVMDGVECTRRIKLNFPHIFVIILTTFDDDADLMKALQYGASGYILKDIEGHQLYHIIQDAMAGNVILPGKLASKLSKHLNPSKVAMQGDRHPFSNRELEIIRLLCDGMTNREIAKQLFLTEGTVKNYISKIYEMIDIHDRAKAIVYFKNLYF, encoded by the coding sequence ATGGATAAAATTAAAATTGTAATACTAGATGATCAACAACTAATGGTAGATGGGTTAAAAACGATTTTACAATTAAATAATCAATTTGAGGTGGTTGGTACAGCTTTTAATGGCGAGGTTGGATTTGAACTTGTAGAACGGTTGCAACCAGATATTGTCCTAATGGACGTTCGTATGCCTGTAATGGACGGTGTCGAATGCACCAGACGGATCAAGCTAAATTTTCCTCATATTTTTGTCATTATATTAACTACATTCGATGATGATGCTGATCTAATGAAAGCTTTGCAGTATGGTGCCTCAGGATATATTTTAAAAGATATTGAAGGGCACCAACTTTATCACATTATTCAAGATGCAATGGCTGGCAATGTTATTTTACCAGGGAAACTAGCTAGCAAGCTTTCCAAACATTTAAACCCATCTAAAGTAGCTATGCAAGGTGATCGCCATCCATTTTCTAATCGTGAACTTGAAATCATACGATTATTATGTGATGGAATGACAAACAGAGAAATTGCTAAACAACTATTTCTTACAGAAGGGACGGTCAAAAATTATATTAGCAAAATATACGAGATGATTGACATTCATGATAGAGCAAAAGCGATTGTTTATTTCAAAAATTTATATTTCTAA
- a CDS encoding sensor histidine kinase has product MRFHSKIQSYTLGIIFILLLLIIYLKNPANQLYILFAIAASLTITSLRTMIYSKFEKNKWSYIVASMEILPLLLISYVDHTNISQGLFFILVADLIIKYPYHFTLPYSFVTFVMYVGMEIEKQSYTSSMDILYFIINSVLVYSIILSFVYLAKSQIMNAAALKKLMQELEMKNKELEEMILVEERNRIAGEIHDTVGHTLTVALIELEASKMLKDKDPNLSLEKLDTARKQVKKGLADLRTSINMLKDGHHPLGFISSIELFVHNTMKHCFVEIEYIIQIETPLLPIQERVLYNAIQEGFTNGLKHANSKRFTLLIKEKGQVIQLALTNFGAVPAMIHMGFGLNNMKERVEGLGGNFHVTVAPGENFSIHIELPIG; this is encoded by the coding sequence ATGCGTTTTCACAGCAAAATACAATCGTATACACTTGGAATCATATTTATTCTGCTTCTATTGATTATCTATTTAAAAAATCCTGCTAATCAACTGTATATTCTCTTTGCTATTGCTGCATCACTTACAATAACAAGTTTGCGGACGATGATATACTCTAAGTTTGAAAAAAACAAATGGAGTTATATTGTTGCAAGCATGGAAATCCTTCCTTTACTCTTAATTAGTTATGTTGATCATACGAACATATCGCAAGGATTGTTTTTTATTCTAGTCGCCGATTTAATTATTAAGTATCCATATCATTTCACATTACCGTATTCTTTTGTCACATTTGTGATGTATGTAGGGATGGAAATAGAAAAACAATCGTATACAAGCTCAATGGATATTTTGTATTTCATTATTAATTCTGTGCTTGTTTACAGTATAATCCTATCCTTTGTTTATCTAGCTAAAAGCCAAATTATGAATGCTGCTGCACTAAAGAAACTGATGCAGGAGTTAGAAATGAAAAATAAGGAACTGGAAGAGATGATTTTAGTGGAAGAGCGCAATCGTATCGCTGGTGAAATACATGATACCGTTGGGCATACGTTGACCGTTGCTTTAATTGAATTAGAAGCAAGCAAAATGCTCAAAGATAAAGATCCAAATTTATCGTTGGAAAAATTAGATACAGCGAGAAAACAAGTAAAAAAGGGACTTGCTGACTTGCGTACCTCTATAAATATGTTAAAGGATGGGCACCACCCTCTAGGCTTTATATCTTCCATTGAATTATTTGTTCATAATACAATGAAACACTGCTTCGTTGAAATAGAATATATAATACAGATTGAAACCCCTTTGCTGCCGATACAAGAAAGAGTGTTGTATAATGCCATTCAAGAAGGATTTACGAATGGCTTAAAGCATGCAAATAGTAAAAGATTTACACTATTGATTAAAGAAAAGGGTCAAGTTATTCAGTTGGCGTTAACTAATTTTGGAGCCGTACCGGCTATGATACACATGGGATTTGGATTGAACAATATGAAAGAGAGAGTAGAGGGGTTAGGAGGAAATTTTCATGTTACTGTTGCTCCTGGTGAAAACTTCTCCATACATATTGAATTGCCTATAGGTTAA
- a CDS encoding alpha/beta hydrolase has product MKDKIWIIGLSIIFMILMIFSVFVIFLNKSSDDSIPTIPQTAKAGDLIYKKKLTYSYGKNEYDAEYGILIVPENRSKLDSKLIGIPVVKINAVNESSLAPIFILEGGPGNSNMQLQGPEELLLSHDMVLVGYRGMDGSTNLRSKKLENALRADDLLSEEGLSQIENITKEVIRDYQAQGIDLSGYTPFEVVHDLDAARRALGYDKINLYSVSYGTRLAQYYDKYFSEHIQYAALLGINPPGAFMWEPDVMDSVLEQYETLWKSETSHYKTDKSLIQMMDTAFDDAPDRWLFFNINKDKIRVASFFLLMETETSPYVFDAYQAAANGDYSGFAALTLACDWLLPTASNWGDMLAKGVMDYDKSRNYRKIETDAHTIGSPVSKLLFGGFAQSWPKYPIAEELKRVHPSSTRTLLINGNLDMSTPAVNAENDLIPHLSNATYIKLHHMGHTVTEAQPQAMERLLTSFYRTGIADDSLFVEETFSFHSKFNFTTIVKTIVFVLFCIPIMIIIAIYFIIKKIRSKQNSIEQETLDSKT; this is encoded by the coding sequence ATGAAAGATAAAATATGGATCATTGGTTTATCTATAATTTTTATGATCTTGATGATCTTTAGTGTATTTGTGATTTTCCTGAATAAGTCAAGTGATGATTCAATTCCCACCATTCCGCAAACCGCTAAAGCAGGGGATCTCATTTATAAAAAAAAGTTGACTTATTCATACGGAAAAAATGAATATGATGCAGAGTATGGCATACTTATCGTACCTGAAAATCGCTCGAAGCTGGATTCAAAATTAATAGGTATACCAGTCGTTAAAATAAATGCGGTAAACGAGTCATCATTAGCACCTATATTTATTTTAGAAGGAGGACCAGGAAACTCAAATATGCAGTTACAAGGCCCCGAAGAGCTGCTATTATCACATGACATGGTACTTGTTGGATATCGAGGAATGGATGGTAGTACAAATTTAAGGAGCAAGAAGCTGGAAAATGCATTAAGAGCAGACGATTTGCTGTCTGAAGAGGGACTTTCACAAATCGAAAATATTACAAAAGAAGTAATTCGAGATTACCAAGCTCAAGGCATAGATTTATCTGGATATACCCCTTTCGAAGTTGTACATGATTTGGATGCAGCTAGACGCGCATTGGGATACGATAAGATCAATCTGTACAGTGTCAGCTATGGCACAAGACTCGCACAATATTACGATAAATATTTTTCGGAACATATTCAATATGCTGCGTTGTTAGGTATCAATCCACCTGGTGCTTTCATGTGGGAACCTGATGTGATGGATTCGGTTCTTGAGCAATATGAAACACTTTGGAAATCTGAAACTAGTCATTATAAAACAGACAAAAGTCTAATACAAATGATGGATACCGCTTTTGATGACGCCCCAGACCGATGGCTTTTTTTTAACATTAATAAAGATAAAATTCGTGTCGCTTCCTTCTTTTTATTGATGGAGACAGAAACTTCTCCTTATGTATTCGATGCATATCAAGCCGCTGCAAACGGAGACTACAGTGGTTTCGCTGCGTTGACTTTGGCTTGTGATTGGCTCTTACCTACCGCCAGCAATTGGGGAGATATGTTAGCAAAAGGTGTGATGGATTATGATAAATCTAGAAACTATAGAAAAATAGAAACAGATGCACACACGATTGGCTCACCGGTGTCTAAACTGCTTTTTGGTGGATTTGCCCAGTCCTGGCCAAAGTATCCCATCGCTGAGGAATTGAAGCGTGTACATCCCTCTTCCACTCGTACACTGTTGATCAATGGGAATCTAGATATGTCAACACCTGCAGTAAATGCGGAAAACGATCTCATCCCGCACCTTTCCAATGCAACCTATATTAAGCTACATCATATGGGACATACCGTAACAGAAGCACAGCCGCAAGCAATGGAAAGATTGCTTACTTCTTTTTACCGTACTGGAATCGCTGATGATTCATTATTTGTGGAAGAAACGTTCAGCTTTCATTCCAAATTCAATTTTACTACGATTGTCAAAACGATTGTTTTCGTACTATTCTGTATTCCTATTATGATCATTATAGCTATCTACTTCATTATTAAGAAAATTAGATCCAAGCAAAACAGCATTGAACAGGAAACATTAGACAGTAAAACTTAA